The Mytilus trossulus isolate FHL-02 chromosome 3, PNRI_Mtr1.1.1.hap1, whole genome shotgun sequence genome contains a region encoding:
- the LOC134709691 gene encoding putative ankyrin repeat protein RF_0381, with protein sequence MEDLSSRLYYSVVDDNANELRRLIENGADVNQIFEDSDRISTKTILHIASEKGRLDCVKVLLENGASVNVRDPWGSTPLRFCINAENEKIAELLIRQDNDIADSKDKYGKSVLHAAVEEGSEKFVNLFLRNGADVDITTDVGVTPLMTLMTTKGLDNYFVIMKILVNAGADIHAHDFRDRRTALHLAAITKKVDAVELLLNLKADPNELDKGLKSPLTNLMCHHISLRGRTIADIQDDVMTIVVLLTQAGSNLNNNKTEFASPLIVAVYLKCSQLVRFFLDSGANVDLKLPFSGVTPLLIAVKQNDIDSIKALIDWNCRLDIVGRCRIRGDDHELDPFELAIDQACWDIVEMLLLAGYNTSKHLYLRDFDSDAVSPCTLKDNPDMLNVLRLTASKTNTLMKCCALAINKALKSNISCKIDALPLPISIRDYLKNQ encoded by the exons atgGAAGATCTATCAAGTCGATTGTACTATTCTGTGGTCGATGACAATGCTAATGAACTTCGGAGACTTATAGAAAATGGAGCCGATGTGAATCAGATTTTCGAAGATTCTGATAGAATCAGTACAAAAACTATTTTACATATCGCAAGTGAAAAAGGGAGACTAGATTGTGTGAAAGTTCTTCTGGAAAATGGTGCCTCGGTTAATGTTCGAGATCCATGGGGTAGTACGCCACTTAGATTCTGCATAAACgcagaaaatgaaaaaatagcTGAACTTTTGATTAGACAAGACAATGACATTGCCGATTCCAAGGACAAATATGGAAAATCGGTTTTACATGCTGCAGTAGAAGAAGGGTCAGAAAAGTTTGTGAATCTGTTTCTTCGCAATGGCGCTGATGTTGATATAACCACAGACGTCGGGGTAACTCCTCTGATGACATTGATGACGACGAAAGGACTTGATAATTACTTTGTCATCATGAAAATACTAGTTAATGCAGGTGCTGATATCCATGCTCATGATTTTAGAGATAGAAGAACAGCATTGCAT CTAGCTGCTATCACAAAGAAGGTAGATGCGGTCGAACTGTTGCTTAATCTCAAAGCTGATCCAAATGAACTGGATAAAGGTTTAAAAAGCCCACTAACCAACTTAATGTGTCATCATATTTCACTGAGAGGTCGAACAATTGCGGACATACAAGATGACGTCATGACTATAGTTGTTCTCTTGACTCAAGCAGGATCCAATTTGAACAATAATAAGACAGAATTCGCAAGTCCTTTGATAGTAGCAGTTTATCTGAAATGTTCACAATTGGTACGCTTTTTTCTTGATAGTGGTGCAAATGTCGATCTCAAAT TGCCTTTTTCTGGAGTGACGCCACTTTTGATTGCTGTAAAGCAAAACGACATCGATTCTATAAAAGCGTTGATAGATTGGAATTGCCGACTTGATATCGTTGGAAGATGTCGTATTCGTGGAGATGACCATGAACTTGATCCATTTGAACTTGCCATCGACCAAGCATGTTGGGATATTGTTGAAATGCTGTTGTTGGCTGGATATAATACGTCTAAACATTTGTATCTTCGAGATTTCGATTCTGATGCTGTTAGTCCATGTACTTTGAAAGATAATCCTGATATGTTGAATGTATTACGGTTGACTGCTTCGAAAACCAACACGTTAATGAAATGTTGCGCATTAGCGATTAACAAAGctttaaaatcaaacatttcatGCAAAATAGATGCACTACCTCTGCCTATTAGTATAAGAGATTACCTAAAAAATCAATGa
- the LOC134712300 gene encoding oxalate:formate antiporter-like: protein MTAKWRGFSVVVAGIIVHLTLGTIYTFGNMTPYITSYLRQKDIDNDLTYSRSIWIFSSAAMGQGASMFIGGFMYEKIGPRWTTLIGSWISSGGVALTYFSVQKSFELVVVTYGLMFGLGVGIAYAVPINCGHRWFPTHKGLVSGLVVAGFGSGAFIFDQIQTAFLNPENKEADLKVGGDKYFTENAVLKKVPSCFLLLGGCYAALQLIGCLMLADPSPHQYQKLQQNIDVEEDEGVVQNPEHEPDFTWREAIKKTAFYQLWFIYLFNGQGIQFVSGLYKAYGQSFIKDDHFLAIVGSLAAVCNGSGRIMWGHLADKYSFRLAMMLSCGSFAALTLSFGLTSLSGKGLYLIYVCLLFLCFSGNFSLLPTATSKAFGQKDYPIIYGLVFTASVITSPIGAILSDNLKSVIGWYGMFMMCAAFSMISVIISFKFNVRKSNGQHI from the exons ATGACTGCCAAGTGGAGAGGGTTTTCTGTTGTGGTGGCCGGAATAATCGTACATTTAACATTAGGAACTATCTACACATTTG GCAACATGACACCTTATATAACGTCGTATCTACGTCAAAAGGATATCGATAACGATTTGACGTACTCCAGAAGTATTTGGATATTTTCCTCAGCAGCCATGGGTCAAGGAGCATCTATGTTCATCGGAGGATTCATGTATGAGAAGATAGGACCACGATGGACTACCTTGATCGGGTCATGGATATCCAG TGGCGGAGTCGCCCTGACTTATTTTTCCGTCCAGAAATCTTTCGAGCTTGTCGTGGTAACGTATGGTTTAATGTTTGGATTAGGTGTTGGAATTGCCTACGCTGTGCCTATCAATTGTGGACACAGG TGGTTTCCTACACATAAAGGACTTGTAAGCGGGTTAGTTGTAGCGGGCTTTGGTAGTGGAGCATTTATATTTGACCAAATACAAACAGCTTTTCTTAATCCAGAAAATAAAGAAGCAGATCTGAAAGTTGGGGGAGACAA atattttacagaaaatgcAGTATTGAAAAAAGTACCAAGTTGTTTCCTTCTATTAGGAGGATGTTATGCTGCTTTGCAGTTAATTGGATGTTTAATGTTAGCTGATCCTTCTCCTCATCAA TATCAGAAGTTACAACAGAATATTGATGTCGAAGAAGACGAAGGTGTAGTTCAAAA TCCAGAACATGAGCCCGATTTTACATGGAGAGAAGCAATTAAGAAAACTGCCTTCTACCAATTATGGTTTATATACTTGTTTAATGGACAAGGTATACAGTTTGTGTCGGGATTATATAAG GCCTACGgacaaagttttataaaagatGACCACTTTTTAGCTATAGTGGGATCTTTGGCAGCAGTATGTAATGGTTCTGGAAGGATTATGTGGGGGCATTTAGCTGACAAATACTCATTTAGG CTTGCTATGATGTTGTCCTGTGGAAGTTTTGCTGCATTAACTCTATCATTTGGATTAACAAGTTTATCTGGGAAGGGATTATATCtcatttatgtttgtttattatttttatgtttttcggGAAATTTTTCACTGCTACCCACAGCAACGTCGAAAGCTTTTGGTCAAAAAGATTATCCAATAATATATGGATTAGTATTTACTGCATCT GTGATAACCTCTCCAATTGGGGCTATTTTATCCGATAATTTGAAATCTGTGATAGGGTGGTACGGGATGTTTATGATGTGTGCTGCATTTTCCATGATTA GTGTGATTATTTCGTTCAAGTTTAATGTACGGAAGTCCAATGGTCAGCATATCTAA